TTCTTCATTCCCCCAGGGATACTTGCGGCCGTCCGTCCCTTTACACGCATACTCCCATTGCGCTTCGGTCGGAAGCGTTTTACCCATATAGGTGGCATAAGCGATGGCTTCCCACCAACTGACCCCTGTGACCGGCTGGTCGTCTTGATTAAAATGATCGTCGTTCCAATAGTTGGGATATCGGATGTCGAACGCTTGTATGTAATCCCAACCTTCCGGGGGCCAGAAATCTGGTTGACGATACCCACCGACTTCCACAAACTCTCGATAATGTTTGTTTGTAACCGGAACCCGATCGATCGCAAAGGCGGACATTTTTACTTTCCGAACCGGTTGTTCGTCCGGTGATTGATCACTTCCCATGGTGAACTCTCCAGCTGGGATGATAATCATATCGTTTAACCGTACTTCCAACTGATCTTTCAATATTTCCCCCCCCCCCATGGCTTTCTGTCAGCGTAAAAGACCTAGACTTCCAGTCAGTTTATTTACGGTTTTTTTATCCCCGTAGATGGCAATACCCAAATATTGCAGGTCATTTTTTGTGAATTGAGCAATCTTTTGGGTATAATCTTCGTAGTTTTTGGTTGTTTGCGCTGCATTGGAGAAATCGATTAGAAGCAGGTCAGGATGATCGGTATGAATGACATCGCGTAACGTTTTAATGGTGGTTTTATTTCCTTTTAAAATAGGGATGGGCGTGGTTGTAATCCCTTCGTGAGGTGTCCCGTCCGCATCATAGACCTTCGGTCCAATGATTCCCTGCAATTGATGACCCAATGTCAGTGCTAATACCGCTCCGGTGTTGGCGATCAAGCCTGTCGGCAATTCCGAATCGATAACCATTACACATTTGCTTTCCAATCAAGACACTCCTTTTTTCAGTTTGTCCATTTTTATATTTTCAGGTATAAATACAGACCATAACATGACAATTCTCCTCGTTCGGGAGATGAATTCTAAACCGTACTTTCTGCATGCATTGGCGGTGGTTATACACAGATCCGCTTCCCCTCTTTGAACTTTACGGGCCGCTTCGCTGGTGGAATGAGCCGGTATCAATTCGTATTCTTTCTTTAAGTGAGGCAAAAACCAAGGGATCAAGCTTGATGGGGCGTGATGGGTTGAGATTGTTAAAGGAGATTTATTCAACCATGGACTTCTTAATTTAGCCGCCACCCCGTATAGAGGTGTTTCGAAGACGAAAGGCAACAGAAATCGAACCTTTAAGGACATGTAAAATTGATCGATTCCTTGATATGCATTAGCCACGATAAATAAATTAGAGCGGTTGTTTACCAGATCTTCAAAAGCCTCCTCATAGGTTGGATACAACGTGCATTCTACCTGCTTATCAGGCAAATGAGCGATTAAATACTGTGCTGCCGCCTCACTGCTAGTCCCTTCAGGACCCAGTGTCGACATACGGATCTGAGGAAATGCACGAAGCTTCGCAATCAATGGTTCCAGTTGTTGTTCCCAGATTGATGAGAGATCCGATTTTTCTGTTTGTTGGGAGAACGTTCCCATGATTTAATTCTCTTCCCTTCGATAGAAAAATAGGTTTAAGGGGTTTCGCTTATGCACCAATTTACTTAAGATAGAAGAAATAGAAAAGAACCAATTATAACGTTTTTTTTAAGTACCAATGATGAGGATGAATCCCATGCTTTGGTTACACATTGACCGTTCGTTGGACATTTCCTTAAAAAAACAAGTCTACGAACAAATCCGTACACGCATATTACAAGGGGAGTTAACAGCCGGGTACCGACTTCCTGCAAGCCGGGAATTGGCTATCCAGTTAAATTTATCACGGAATGTGGTGATAGAAGCTTATGAACAGTTACTGGCGGAAGGATATGTGAAAGGAAGACAGGGATCGGGCACTTATGTCGCACCGGGGGCTTATCTGGAACGGGATTTGAAGGAACAGCCGTCGTCTTTTTTGGAAACCCACAGAGACGAAGAAAAAGAGAAAGATGAGATTGATTTTCGTTCGGGTATTCCCGCCTTAAACCACTTTCCTAAAAAGAAATGGGGTAAACTGTCGAAGCAGGTGTGTGAGGAGGCTTCAAACGCAGATTTCGGATATGATAATCCGGAGGGGCGTTCTGAATTTCGACATGTATTGTCCCGTTATCTAAAAAGAACCCGGGGGGTTCATTGTCATCCTGATCAGCTTATAATCACTTCGGGAGCGACACAGGGATTTTCCTTAATTGCAAACTTATTGCTTTCTCCTGATGACCGGGTTATCATCGAAGATCCGATCACACATGAGATCCAAACCATTTTTTCCTCAAGCGGTGCCACTCTTTACCCTGTGCCAGTAGATGAAGACGGAATGCGAACCGATCTGATCCCAGTGGACAAAAAACCGGGATTTGTATTCGTTACTTCCTCCCACCAATTCCCTTTGGGAGGGATCTTGCCAATCCAACGTCGGATCCAATTGATCCAGCTTGCCCGAAAATTGGATACATATATCGTCGAAGATGACTATGACAGTGAATTTCGCTATGATGGGGAACCGATTCATTCATTGCAAGGGTTGGACCCGGAGCGAGTCGTATACGTCGGTACTTTCAGCAAAATCCTGTCTCCTTCTTTACGGTTGGGTTATCTGATTCTTCCCCCGGTTCTCACCCAGCAGTGTCGGGAACTCAAATGGTTTTTCGATCTGCATGCTCCGTCGTTGGAGCAGATGACGCTTTCCCGGTTTATTCATAACGGAAGCCTCGATCATCATATCCAGAAAATGAGGAAATTGTATGTAAAACGGAGGAAAATCTTAAAGGTCTGCTTAAAAGAGGAGTTTGGTGATCGGGTTTCCATTTCCGGTGATTCAACGGGTCTTCATCTGATTGTCGAGTTTAAAGATGTCCAGTTTGATGAAGGAATGTTAAGCCATATTAGCCGATATAAGGTTAAGGTTTATCCTGTGGAGTTACATTCCATCCAAAAAGGGTTCCACCGCAAAAAGCTGATATTAGGTTACGGCAATCTCAATGAGGAACAAATCCGTGAAGGAATTTGTCGATTAGGACAGGCTTTACATCGCTTATAAAGAAAACCGTTTACGGTCACACCCCCTCTCTTTTGAGAGGGGGTGTGACCCATATGGAACCCATAAGGCTAGGGCGTGTCTGAACAATCCGTAGGGCGGGATTCCGGGTCGGTATGGCTGTCTTCGTTTCGTTGCAAAAAGCGCAAAGGCTCTCCGCCAGCCATACCGACCCTCTCTCGTTCTTGCGGAAAATTGAATTACCAGACAGACCCTAGTGCCCCTTCAGGTAATTTCGATCTGTTATTCTTGGCCTTTACGCGGACAAGTCGGTCGGCTTGGTTTTCCGTCTTCGCTCCATGCACTCATCGAGCACAAGTCTCGCCTTGGTCACTTTGTTCCCAGGTCTTGCTATGCGTGGCAGAGTCGACTCCGCCGGAAAACCAAGCCTCCCTCCACGTAAACACGATCGATATTGGTAGAAAGGGGCACTAGTATGTTTATCTATCATAAGCGATTAATGCGCGTCATAGGGAGTGGTTGACCAGAAGCCGCCTTGTTCCTACGCCCTCACACGAGCGACACCATTGTTGTCGTACCCTTTCCGATTCAAGCGGGGAACCATGGGTTGAACTCGACCAACGTCGACTTTTTTACAGGGTATGAGCAGAGAGACCGGACGGTCACCGTGGATATTCATACACAAACCCCCCTGTCCCAGGACAGGGGGGTTTTCAAAAATAACCGAGGTGAGTTTCGTGTTACTTGCGATTCTTTTGCTCAATCAGTTCCAGCCGGTTGCCGAATGGATCCCGCAATTCAAAACGATCGAAGCCGGGAATGGGAACAGACTCCACAATCGGGACACCGGCCTCTTCGAGGCGCAAACGCCAGCGGGAGAGGTCTTCCACCTCGTAGGCGAGGTGGGCTTTGGTCCGGTTCCGGTCTAAGCCGTCTTCCGTGCCGACATGGAGATCGGCGTTGGACAGACGGAGCCAGAAACCGCCGCGATCGGAGAGGGTGTTCGGTTTGGGAATTTCCATCAAACCCAGCAGGTCGCAGTAGAAACGGCGCGCTTTTTCTTCGGCGCCCTTCGGCACCGTGATCTGGGCGTGATGCAAGCCCCGGATGGTCATCAGGCGTTGACTTCTTCTTTGTTGTCCAGGAACTGGCGCAACACGGTTTGCAGGATGCCGCCGTTTTTGTAGTACTGAATATCCACCTGGCTGTCCAGCCGGATGATGGCGTCAAACTCCACCACCGATCCGTCGGCTTTGGTCGCTTTTACCTTTACGTTCTGTAAGGGCTGGATGTGATCGTTTAAGCCGAGGATGTCGAAGGTTTCCTCGCCGGTCAAGCCGAGGGATTGCCAGCTGTCCCCTTCGGAGAATTGCAGCGGCAGCACACCCATGCCGACCAGGTTGCTGCGGTGGATCCGCTCAAAGCTCTCGGCGATGACGGCTTTGATCCCCAGCAGATTGGTTCCTTTGGCGGCCCAGTCACGGGAGGAGCCGGTGCCGTATTCCTTACCGGCCAGAACCACCAACGGGGTGTTTTCTTCTTTGTATTTCATGGCTGCATCATAGATGGCCATGGTTTCACCGGAAGGCACATGCTTGGTAAAGCCGCCTTCGGTTCCAGGGACCATCTGGTTGCGGATGCGGATATTGGCGAAGGTACCCCGGGTCATGACACGGTCGTTCCCGCGGCGGGAGCCGTAGGAGTTGAAGTCGCGGGGGGCGACATGGTGCTCCTTCAGGTATTTTCCGGCCGGGCTGGTGGGTGCGATGGCACCGGCAGGGGAGATATGGTCGGTGGTGACGGAATCCTTCAGGATGGCCAGGGCACGGGCGCCGCTGACTTCCCGGATCGGCTCCACTTCGGGGGACAGATCCACAAAGAACGGAGGCTCCTGGATATAGGTGGAGTTTTCGTCCCACTCGTACAATTCCCCTTCGGGGGTGTCCATTTGGTTCCAGCGTTCGTTGGCATCAAAGACCTGAGCGTACTGTTCCCGGAATTGGTCGGCGTTCATGGACGCCTCCACCGTTTTCAGGATTTCCTCGTTGGAGGGCCACAGATCCCGGAAGAAGACCGGGTTTCCGGCCGAATCGTGCCCGATCGGTTCCGTTTCGAAATCGATATCGACGGTACCGGCCAAGGCATAAGCGACCACCAATGGCGGGGATGCCAGATAGTTGGCTTTTACATCGGGATGGATCCGTCCTTCGAAGTTCCGGTTCCCGGACAGGACGGAAGCCGCTGTCAGGTCGTTGTCGTTGATCGCTTGGGAGATTTCCTCCGGCAGCGGGCCGCTGTTTCCGATACAGGTGGCGCAGCCGTAACCGGCCAGGGTGAAGCCCAGTTTGTTAAGGGACTCCAGCATGCCGGACTTTTTGAGGTACTCGGTTACCACTTTGGAACCCGGGGTGAGGCTGGTTTTCACATAAGGCGGTACGGTCAGTCCTTTTTGCACCGCTTTGTGGGCTACCAGTGCCGCACCCAGCATTACCGACGGGTTGGAGGTGTTGGTGCAGCTGGTGATGGCAGCGATGACGACGGAGCCGTTATCCAGCTCAAAGCGCTTGCCGTCCATCTCCACGGCCACTTTCTTCGATTTTTCCTGAACCCCGAAACCGCCTTCTTCGATGGGTTTAGCCAGGGTTTCGTTCCAGGACTGTTTCATGTCGGAGAGTTCGATGCGGTCCTGGGGACGGCGCGGACCGGCCAAGCTGGGTTTGACATCGCCCAGGTCCAGTTCGATGGTATCGGTAAATGCCGGATCCGGGGTGTCATCGGTACGGAACATGCCTTGTGCCGTGTAGTATTCCTTCACCAGTTCCACCAGTTCGTCATCGCGGCCGGTGCTTCGCATATAGTTGAGGGCTTCCTCATCCACCGGGAAGAAGCCGATGGTGGCACCGTACTCGGGAGCCATGTTGGCCACGGTGGCACGGTCTGCCAAGCTGATGTTGGAAAGACCCGGACCGTAGAATTCGACGAATTTGCCCACTACGCCTTTTTTCCGCAGCATCTGTGTAACGGTGAGCGCCAAGTCGGTAGCGGTGGCACCATCGGCCAATTGGCCGGTCAGTTTGAAGCCGATCACTTCCGGGGTGAGGAAGTACAACGGTTGCCCCAGCATGCCGGCTTCCGCTTCGATGCCGCCCACACCCCAGCCGACGACACCCAAACCGTTGATCATGGTGGTGTGGGAGTCGGTTCCGACGAGAGAGTCCGGGAAAACTTCCGTTTCACCGTCCACTTGGCGGGTGGCGGCCACTTTGGCTAAATACTCCAGGTTTACCTGGTGGACAATCCCGGTGGCGGGGGGGACTGCACGGAAGTTGTCAAAGGCTTCCTTGGCCCAGCGCAGCAAGCGGTACCGCTCTTCGTTCCGTTCAAATTCGCGGTTCATGTTGTACTCAAGGGCATCTTCGGTCCCGAATTTGTCCACCATCACCGAGTGGTCGATCACCAGGTCGACGGGGATGAGCGGGTTGATGCGGTCCGGGTTGCCGCCCACCCGCTGCATGGCGGAGCGAAGGGCCGCCAGGTCCACTACGGCGGGCACGCCGGTGAAATCCTGCAACACGATCCGGGCGGGTTTAAACGCCACCTCTTTTTTCTCTTTCAGATCGGTCCAGTTGGCCAATTGTTCGATATGTTCCTTGGTGACGCCGACGCCGTCCTGCTGACGGACTGCCGCTTCCAGCAGTACCTTGATGGAGAAGGGCAGGCGGGATACAGGTCCTACGCCTTGTTCCTCCAAGCCGGCCAGACGGTAGTAGTGATAATCCTTGCCGGCGGCAGAGAGTTTGGTGCGCACACCAAACAAATCCTTTTTGGACATGTGGATAACCTCCTTGGAAAAGGATAAGTACAAAAACGATTGTTTCGTTTGATGAAACCGCGTTTCTTTTTCATTTCCATTATACAATGGACCCCTCTTCTTTGTATACCCCTTTACGGTCCTATTCTCTCTTTCATAATGGAAAAAAGCAGGGTATAATGGATAATAAAAATCATTTTCATTAGACGGAACTAAAGGGGCAATCCGCGATGGAAACCAAGAAAACCGTGCGCGCCGCTGAGCGTGCGTTGGATATTCTGCTCTGTTTCACCGAGGCACCGGAACTGAGCCTGACGGAAATCGCGCGGATGACGGATTTGAACAAAAGCACGGTGTACCGTCTGTTGGCTACGTTGGAGGAGAAGGGCTTTCTTATTCGGGACGGCGACACTGAAAAATATCGGCTGGGCTTTCGCATCTGGGAGTTGTCTACCCATCTTTCCCAATCGGACGATCCGGCTATTCTTTTCCTGCCCGAAATGGAAAAGCTGCGTGATGCCATCGAGGAGACTGTCAGCTTATATGTCCGGGACGGATATGAACGAATCCGGGTGCAGGCGGTGGAGAGCAACCAAGCCATTCGCCGCGTGGCACCGATCGGGGCTCGTATGCCCTTGGCGGTGGGGGCGTCCAGCAAAGTGCTTGCCGCTTTTTCGGAGCCGTCGGAGCAGGCTTTGATCTTGGGCGATCCCGGTTGGCCGGAAACGGTGGACCAGGGAGAGTATCTGCAACAGTTGCAGAGGATTAAAAAAGAAGGTTATGCCACCAGTGTGGAGGAACGGGAAGCGGGCACCTCCGCCGTTGCGGTCCCCGTTTTTGACCGCCACGGT
Above is a window of Desmospora profundinema DNA encoding:
- a CDS encoding formylglycine-generating enzyme family protein, whose amino-acid sequence is MKDQLEVRLNDMIIIPAGEFTMGSDQSPDEQPVRKVKMSAFAIDRVPVTNKHYREFVEVGGYRQPDFWPPEGWDYIQAFDIRYPNYWNDDHFNQDDQPVTGVSWWEAIAYATYMGKTLPTEAQWEYACKGTDGRKYPWGNEEPTPEYANYAIDCDPFDLDRSATSIYKHSKNVSFFGCLDMAGNMAEWCLDNASIHYEWDQSCTNPVYITEKTEDHIVRGGCGLHNEDFLRCTSRDYYPPSMRDNLVGFRCVINDVRRIK
- a CDS encoding DUF2000 domain-containing protein, with the protein product MESKCVMVIDSELPTGLIANTGAVLALTLGHQLQGIIGPKVYDADGTPHEGITTTPIPILKGNKTTIKTLRDVIHTDHPDLLLIDFSNAAQTTKNYEDYTQKIAQFTKNDLQYLGIAIYGDKKTVNKLTGSLGLLR
- a CDS encoding prephenate dehydratase domain-containing protein, whose protein sequence is MGTFSQQTEKSDLSSIWEQQLEPLIAKLRAFPQIRMSTLGPEGTSSEAAAQYLIAHLPDKQVECTLYPTYEEAFEDLVNNRSNLFIVANAYQGIDQFYMSLKVRFLLPFVFETPLYGVAAKLRSPWLNKSPLTISTHHAPSSLIPWFLPHLKKEYELIPAHSTSEAARKVQRGEADLCITTANACRKYGLEFISRTRRIVMLWSVFIPENIKMDKLKKGVS
- the pdxR gene encoding MocR-like pyridoxine biosynthesis transcription factor PdxR, which encodes MLWLHIDRSLDISLKKQVYEQIRTRILQGELTAGYRLPASRELAIQLNLSRNVVIEAYEQLLAEGYVKGRQGSGTYVAPGAYLERDLKEQPSSFLETHRDEEKEKDEIDFRSGIPALNHFPKKKWGKLSKQVCEEASNADFGYDNPEGRSEFRHVLSRYLKRTRGVHCHPDQLIITSGATQGFSLIANLLLSPDDRVIIEDPITHEIQTIFSSSGATLYPVPVDEDGMRTDLIPVDKKPGFVFVTSSHQFPLGGILPIQRRIQLIQLARKLDTYIVEDDYDSEFRYDGEPIHSLQGLDPERVVYVGTFSKILSPSLRLGYLILPPVLTQQCRELKWFFDLHAPSLEQMTLSRFIHNGSLDHHIQKMRKLYVKRRKILKVCLKEEFGDRVSISGDSTGLHLIVEFKDVQFDEGMLSHISRYKVKVYPVELHSIQKGFHRKKLILGYGNLNEEQIREGICRLGQALHRL
- a CDS encoding VOC family protein — protein: MTIRGLHHAQITVPKGAEEKARRFYCDLLGLMEIPKPNTLSDRGGFWLRLSNADLHVGTEDGLDRNRTKAHLAYEVEDLSRWRLRLEEAGVPIVESVPIPGFDRFELRDPFGNRLELIEQKNRK
- the acnA gene encoding aconitate hydratase AcnA — protein: MSKKDLFGVRTKLSAAGKDYHYYRLAGLEEQGVGPVSRLPFSIKVLLEAAVRQQDGVGVTKEHIEQLANWTDLKEKKEVAFKPARIVLQDFTGVPAVVDLAALRSAMQRVGGNPDRINPLIPVDLVIDHSVMVDKFGTEDALEYNMNREFERNEERYRLLRWAKEAFDNFRAVPPATGIVHQVNLEYLAKVAATRQVDGETEVFPDSLVGTDSHTTMINGLGVVGWGVGGIEAEAGMLGQPLYFLTPEVIGFKLTGQLADGATATDLALTVTQMLRKKGVVGKFVEFYGPGLSNISLADRATVANMAPEYGATIGFFPVDEEALNYMRSTGRDDELVELVKEYYTAQGMFRTDDTPDPAFTDTIELDLGDVKPSLAGPRRPQDRIELSDMKQSWNETLAKPIEEGGFGVQEKSKKVAVEMDGKRFELDNGSVVIAAITSCTNTSNPSVMLGAALVAHKAVQKGLTVPPYVKTSLTPGSKVVTEYLKKSGMLESLNKLGFTLAGYGCATCIGNSGPLPEEISQAINDNDLTAASVLSGNRNFEGRIHPDVKANYLASPPLVVAYALAGTVDIDFETEPIGHDSAGNPVFFRDLWPSNEEILKTVEASMNADQFREQYAQVFDANERWNQMDTPEGELYEWDENSTYIQEPPFFVDLSPEVEPIREVSGARALAILKDSVTTDHISPAGAIAPTSPAGKYLKEHHVAPRDFNSYGSRRGNDRVMTRGTFANIRIRNQMVPGTEGGFTKHVPSGETMAIYDAAMKYKEENTPLVVLAGKEYGTGSSRDWAAKGTNLLGIKAVIAESFERIHRSNLVGMGVLPLQFSEGDSWQSLGLTGEETFDILGLNDHIQPLQNVKVKATKADGSVVEFDAIIRLDSQVDIQYYKNGGILQTVLRQFLDNKEEVNA
- a CDS encoding IclR family transcriptional regulator, whose product is METKKTVRAAERALDILLCFTEAPELSLTEIARMTDLNKSTVYRLLATLEEKGFLIRDGDTEKYRLGFRIWELSTHLSQSDDPAILFLPEMEKLRDAIEETVSLYVRDGYERIRVQAVESNQAIRRVAPIGARMPLAVGASSKVLAAFSEPSEQALILGDPGWPETVDQGEYLQQLQRIKKEGYATSVEEREAGTSAVAVPVFDRHGKIVAALAVSGPVGRLTVDRMKEVVPHAIEAAERMQKMMKK